The genomic interval TGTTTTTCTTTGCTTTTTATTATTTCATTTTTCCACTTTTCAATGTCCTTTTCTACATTTTTTTCTCCATCTTTCAGAATAAAATAGAGATCATTTCCATCAACAACACATCTTTCTTTTATATCTAAAAATTTTGAACCTATCTCCGCATTTCCCATAAGAGGATTTATAGCTATGGCAAGTTCTCTAAAATCCCCTTCCCGCTTCAGTAGTATGGGCAAATTCTTGGTTATATACAAATTGCTCTTAAACATTTCTTTAAGACCATCACTTTCATATTCATAATTCTTCATATTCTCAGATATAGCTGGAAGTATGAGATTGTCAAAAATCGCCTTATTGTCTGTGGCTTTTTGAAAATAGTCACCTACTCCTCCTTCTACTTTGTTTATAACCTTTAAAATTTCCCATTCAGATCTATAAATTCCCCATCTTTTCATATATTCATAAAAATTTGAATCAAGCCTTTTTGCACTGCTTTGAGAATATTTCACAAAATCCCTTCTATTATCTTCTATGAATTTTTCAAACACTTCCATTTCTACAGCCTTTTCATTTTCTCTGTCATAAACAGGTATATTTTCTAAAGTATAAAATCCATTGTTTTCGTGTTCATAAGTATATAGAAAATAGTTTAAACCTATCTTCTCATCTTCATCTTCATTTTTCCCTACATTTTTCTTATAGGCTTTCATGCATATTCCTGTAATAAGATACTTTTCCTCGGGTGTATCCAATTTCCACTCCAATAGTACATGGAATGTGTAAGGATTTAATCTGCCCTTTTGATCATAAAACATAGAACTTATTTTGTTTCCATTGTTTTTTCCCCATCTAGTTTCAGGCATCATTATTTGAAATATAAGTTGCATCATAACTCCTTTGCCCCCACCATTCTTTAATGTAAAAAGAGTATGATCGGGAATTTCATCTTTGGTCAAATCATATATGGAATTTTCATGCTCTTTTTTAAATCCATCATATTTACAACCTACAAGCCTAATTTTAGAAATCCTTGGCATATTCTAACCCTCCTTTGTATCCTCTATAAGACCCATTATTTCCTCATACCGTTCTTGACTGTGATATAAATAATTAAGCCTTTCATAAAGCTCATCTTTAGGTATTATCCTAGATTCTTTCATCATATCTATAATGAGTCCTTCATCTTTTAAGGGTTTTAAAGCTTCATGAATAAATCCAAGTCTTGTATCTGTAGATTTACTGAATGGAAGTTCTTCACTATTTGATGGCTTTGAATGTGAAAGTTCCACAGTCCACAAAGTATATATATCATCAATAGCTAAGGCCCAATCTTTTGAAAAATTTTCTTCTTCATCATTTCGCTTTTCCCAGGATTCAATAGTTTTAGTGATGATATCTTCCAATTTGTAATAGGAAATACCATCTTCTTCTGCCCTAATTCTTATGAACTTTTCTTTATCAATTTCTGACAGAAACACGCATATAATAATATTTGCCAGATAAAAATATTTTTTCTTTTTAAGCCCCTTGTACTTTTCTTTCATATGAGTATAAGAAGTAGCAAAAATAGAATTGTCGGGATTGCTGACTAAATGTACATTTCCCCCAGTATGAAAAACTAAAAGTCCAGCCTCATCTGCCATGGTCTTGACAATTTCTCTCACTTCAAGATTTTCAATATATTCATTTCCCAAAGTATCATTTATAGGCACTATTTTGCTTTTTAAAAGATAGAAAAAAACTTGAGAAGCCTTTTGTATGTTTTCATTTGAATAGCTCATTTTAATTTTCCTCCACATATATTGTATAAGGTGATATATATACTTCACTCCACAAAAGTGGAGATTTACCTGTTTCAACAATACTTTTTATACTCTTGCCATAGAGGTTTTTATACTTTTCATCACCTTCACATAGCAAACTAAAAAGTTTCAATCTCTCATCTATTCCCTCAAAGTTTTCAACCAAAACCACTTCTGATATGACAAACATCATGAAAAGTTCAATATTCTCTCTTTGGCTCAACCATTTTTCTTTTTCTTCATCACTTATTTTGTTTAGTTCTTCTATAGAAAACTCTCCTCTTTCAAGAAGTGCATCAAATATATCCTTCCACAATTCCACAATCTGCTGCCAATCAGTTTCTTCTGTAAAATAAATTTTTTCTTCATCATCTTCTTCATCTTCCACTACATCTTGAGAATAATTTTTAACCATTTGCTCATCCCAAGCCCACTCTAGTGGAAATATAAAATCAAGCTTTGGAGAAAAAAGTGGAGACAATATATATTTCAATTGGTCAAAGTCTTTAAGCCCATTTTTCACTAAAGTATTTTTCCATATATCATTTTTAAAACTCACATTGGAACTCTTCCAAAAACTTTCTGGATACTTAACTCTTACTTCCATCTCATAAGCTATATTTTCCATAACTATTTTAGCTAAATTGTCATGGAGCACTCTAGCCTTTTCTAGATTTTCAAACATAACTTTAGCTTCATACTTTTTATCATCAGGAAGGGAATCATATCTACTCTTCCATGAAAACATCTCATCAAACACTTTTTGTTCATCTTCAAATTGTCTTTTTATCTCTTCTGTATTTTTGGTATTTCTCTTTCTATCAAAAAACATAGTTTGAGGATCTCTTATCATATCTTGTTTATACTCTTTTTCCCTTCTTATGAGGGTTCTGACTCTAGCTATAAGATTGTCCACACTACTTTGAGCCTTGGTGAAATTTCCCGTCTTTATGAGTTGAAGAGTATAAAACTGTTCTACATCAAATCCAAATTCCTCTAGTATCTCTCTCGTTATAAAAATCATCTCCTGAGATTCTGGAGACAGCATGTATACAGTTGAACCACCTTCTTCCCAATGACTGTGTTCTCTATCTATTTTTAAGTATCTAAATACATATTCTTCTCTACTTCCACTTTGTTCATTGTAAATAGTTGAACTAAAATATTCTTGTTTGTTTGGATCCCTATACCACAAAGTGCCATCTACAATTCTCTCAATATTTTCTTTTGAAGTTTCTATTTTCATATCCCTCAATATATCTTCTACAATATGAATCATATCAGTTCTACTTCTATTTGGATTTTCAGTTAATTCTCTCTTAAATATATTAAGTAGTAAAAGAAAACATATCTCATGAGAAAACTCATTGAGTTCTCCTACGTCCATGCCTGTCCCCAGCATCCTCATAACTTCAATCTTTTTCATTCTGTCAAAAAAACCATTTTCAATTGACATATCATCTATCACCTTTCAATATGTACTCATAATTTATGAGCTCTTGAGGAATTCTTCTATCTTCATTCCATAAATTTTTTAGCATTTCCCCATACTCATCC from Sporanaerobacter acetigenes DSM 13106 carries:
- a CDS encoding DUF6063 family protein, producing the protein MSYSNENIQKASQVFFYLLKSKIVPINDTLGNEYIENLEVREIVKTMADEAGLLVFHTGGNVHLVSNPDNSIFATSYTHMKEKYKGLKKKKYFYLANIIICVFLSEIDKEKFIRIRAEEDGISYYKLEDIITKTIESWEKRNDEEENFSKDWALAIDDIYTLWTVELSHSKPSNSEELPFSKSTDTRLGFIHEALKPLKDEGLIIDMMKESRIIPKDELYERLNYLYHSQERYEEIMGLIEDTKEG